The Sphaerospermopsis torques-reginae ITEP-024 genome has a window encoding:
- a CDS encoding DUF1825 family protein gives MGFFDSEIVQHEAKQLFEDYQALIQLGNNYGKFDREGKKLFIEQMEAMMDRYRVFMKRFELSEDFMAQMTIQQLKTQLNQFGVTPQQMFEQMNITLQRMKAELEKQV, from the coding sequence ATGGGATTCTTTGACTCTGAAATAGTTCAACACGAAGCCAAACAGCTTTTTGAAGATTACCAAGCACTGATTCAACTTGGCAACAACTACGGCAAATTTGACCGCGAGGGCAAAAAGCTGTTTATTGAGCAGATGGAAGCGATGATGGATCGATATCGCGTCTTTATGAAGCGGTTCGAGCTATCAGAAGATTTTATGGCGCAAATGACCATACAGCAACTAAAAACTCAGCTAAATCAGTTTGGTGTTACACCACAACAAATGTTTGAGCAGATGAATATTACTCTGCAAAGAATGAAAGCTGAGTTGGAAAAACAGGTATGA
- a CDS encoding universal stress protein, with protein sequence MFKTVLFPIDQSREAREAADLVSKVVQQCSSRLVLLSVVEEPAPEAPGGDPMVSPEAVAKLLENAQALFSQQGITAEVIEIQGKPAFTICDVADEIGADLIIMGCRGLGLTDEGANDSVTTRVINLSPCPVLIVP encoded by the coding sequence ATGTTTAAAACAGTTCTATTTCCCATTGACCAAAGTCGTGAAGCACGGGAAGCTGCTGACCTAGTATCTAAGGTTGTGCAGCAGTGCAGCAGTCGTTTAGTATTGCTCTCAGTAGTGGAAGAACCAGCACCAGAAGCACCAGGAGGCGATCCTATGGTGTCACCAGAAGCGGTAGCTAAACTACTGGAAAATGCCCAAGCTTTATTTTCTCAGCAAGGTATCACTGCTGAAGTCATAGAAATACAAGGTAAACCAGCTTTTACTATCTGTGATGTTGCTGACGAGATAGGAGCAGATTTAATTATTATGGGTTGTCGCGGTTTAGGACTAACTGATGAAGGCGCAAATGATAGTGTCACAACCAGGGTGATCAATCTTTCACCTTGTCCTGTTTTGATTGTGCCTTAG
- a CDS encoding phosphoglycerate kinase, translating to MSKKSLASLSAADISGKRALVRVDFNVPVDDQGNITDDTRIRAALPTIQDLTQKGAKVILTSHFGRPKGVDEKLRLTPVAKRLSELLGQEVIKTDDCIGDDVAAKVAALDNGQVLLLENVRFYKEEEKNEPEFAQKLAANADFYVNDAFGTAHRAHASTEGVTKFLSPSVAGYLVEKELQYLQSAIEVPQRPLAAIIGGSKVSSKIGVIETLLEKCDKLIIGGGMIFTFYKARGLDVGKSLVEEDKLELAKSLEAKAKERGVTFLLPTDIVAADKFAPDANATTVSIENIPADGMGLDIGPDSVKVFQAALADCKTVIWNGPMGVFEFDKFAVGTEAIAHTLAEIGKTGAITIIGGGDSVAAVEKVGLADQMSHISTGGGASLELLEGKVLPGIAALDEA from the coding sequence GTGTCGAAAAAAAGTTTAGCAAGTTTATCTGCTGCTGATATTTCTGGAAAACGCGCTTTAGTACGGGTTGATTTTAATGTGCCTGTGGATGATCAAGGCAATATTACTGATGATACTCGGATTCGGGCGGCGCTACCAACTATCCAAGATTTGACCCAAAAGGGTGCTAAGGTGATTTTAACAAGCCATTTCGGTCGTCCCAAGGGTGTAGATGAAAAATTGCGTTTAACTCCGGTTGCTAAACGTCTTTCTGAGTTGTTGGGACAGGAAGTTATCAAAACTGATGACTGTATTGGTGATGATGTTGCTGCTAAAGTTGCAGCTTTGGACAATGGCCAAGTGTTGCTGTTAGAAAATGTGCGCTTCTACAAGGAAGAAGAAAAGAATGAACCGGAATTTGCTCAAAAATTGGCAGCAAACGCTGATTTTTATGTAAACGATGCTTTTGGAACTGCACACCGCGCTCACGCTTCTACTGAAGGTGTAACTAAGTTTTTAAGCCCTTCTGTAGCTGGTTATTTGGTTGAGAAGGAATTGCAATATTTACAAAGTGCAATTGAAGTTCCTCAACGTCCTTTAGCTGCTATTATCGGTGGTTCTAAGGTTTCTAGCAAAATTGGTGTGATTGAAACTTTGTTGGAAAAGTGCGATAAGTTGATCATCGGTGGTGGAATGATTTTCACATTCTACAAAGCGCGTGGTTTGGATGTTGGTAAGTCTTTGGTGGAAGAAGATAAGTTAGAGTTGGCGAAGTCTTTGGAAGCTAAAGCTAAGGAACGTGGTGTTACTTTCTTGTTGCCTACTGATATTGTAGCGGCTGATAAGTTTGCGCCTGATGCTAATGCTACTACTGTCAGCATTGAAAATATCCCTGCTGATGGTATGGGTTTGGATATTGGTCCTGACTCTGTGAAGGTTTTCCAAGCAGCTTTGGCTGATTGTAAGACTGTAATCTGGAATGGTCCTATGGGTGTGTTTGAGTTTGATAAATTTGCTGTGGGTACTGAGGCGATCGCTCATACTCTAGCAGAAATTGGCAAAACCGGCGCAATTACCATTATCGGTGGTGGTGATTCCGTGGCCGC